The nucleotide sequence CCAAGGGGATCGGCATTATTCTGGTGGTCTACGGGCATGTTGCGCGCGGGGTCTTCAATGCCGGCTTGCCGATGGATGAGGGTCGATATCTGCTTGTAGACAGCATCATCTACAGCTTCCATATGCCGTTGTTCTTCTTTCTTTCGGGGCTGTTCTTCTATGACTCTCTGATGAAGCGGGGCAGGACAGGACTGATCGTCAACAAGATCGATACTATCGTTTATCCGTTTCTGCTCTGGTCACTGCTGCAGGGGATGTTCGAGGTGGTCTTGTCGGACTACACCAATGGCAGCTTGACCGTCGCGCAGGTGCTGTCTTCCCTGGTCTGGTCGCCACGCGCGCAGTTCTGGTTTCTATACGCGCTGTTTCTGGTCTTCGTGGTGTGTACCTTTGTTTATGCCAAGGCCAGTCGCCGCCTCTTTCTGCCCATACTGCTGGCGTTTTCCGGTCTTTACGTGTTTAGGCAGGACATGCCATCAAACAGCGCTCTTCAGTTTGTTCTCGGCAATGCCGTGTTCTTCGCGTTGGGTATCTGGATCAACGAAATCAAGGCATTCCTTTTGGCGCGCCATGCATATCTGGCGCTGCTGTTCGGCGCATTGTTCGTGCTTGGGCAGTATGTGTTTCATATAACCCTTGGGCTTACCTGGGACGTCGGGGGGCTTCCGGTGCTTGTGCTGGCGACGATCTCGATTCTGTTCATGGTGACGCTGTCGATGTGGCTGGGGCGATTTCGTATCCAGTGGCTTCTGTTCGTTGGTGCGTCATCAATGACGATATATCTGATGCATATTCTCGCTGGCAGCGGGGTTCGGGTGATCATGAGCGCTTTCCTGGGTATAGATTCCATAGCAGCACACCTGCTGATTGGTACCCTGGTGGGGCTTGCAGCGCCTCTGCTGGCGCAGATGATCATTCAGCGCTACAACTTCCACTTTCTGCTATCGCCGCCCCAACCGATATCAGCGACCCGCTTGCGCGCGCGTGCTGTGGCGACGCAGTAAAGCGCGCTATCCGCAGCTGACGCGCTGAATGCGACCGTCTTCGTCGGTTGTCAGGTTCAGTCGCTGGGCGTTGTATTCAAGGGTGACCACATCGCCAGGCCGAAGCAGGCGCGCCACTCTGGCGCCGCTGTCGCGTCGGCTCTGGTCGAGCAATTCAGGGCTGGCCTGTTTGCCGACCAGTTCTTGCACTGCGGCAGCGTTGCAATCTCCAGTGGCGGAAGGGGAGTGATCTGGGGTCAAGGCCTGGCAGCCTGCCAGCGCCACGCCGAGCAGGATCAGAATGCTGGTTCGAGTTGTTTTCATGCGTGCTCCGTATGGATGAGTGCGAAGAGCCTCGGGTAGGGAACTGGCGTAGCCGCCGCGCCGTCTTAGCTGCGGTGGCCCGTTGCGATGGCGCAAGGGGCTGACGAACAATGATAAGGAGTTCCGCCATGTTCAAGTCGTCCCTGATGAAACGAGTAGCCAGCATTTTGGCTGTGATGCACTTTATGCTGTTTGCGCAAATCCCCCTGGCCCAGGCTGCAATGATAGGCACGCCGGAAGTCATTGCCGAACACCAGCAGCAGGTTGACCGCCAGCAGTTGCTGACGATGCTCGAAGACGCCGATGTACAGAAGAAGCTTGAGTCCATGGGCGTCGAACGTGCTCAGGTTGAGCAACGCATCAACAGTCTGACGCCAGCGGAGCTTGCGCAATTCAATCAGCAGTTGGATCAGGCGCCGGCTGGCGCGGGTGTTGTCGGCATCATCGTGCTGTTTCTGGTGATTTTCATCATCACTGACATGCTTTGCGCGACCAACATCTTCAACTTCATCAACTGCATCAACCGTTGATTAGGAAACTGCTCCTGCTGACTGGAGCCATTCTGCTCGGCGCCTGCGCGCGCAGTCCGGTGGTCGTGACGACACCGGATCTGCCGGAGCGGGTCGAGTTGGTTGAGGTGCCGTTTTTCCCGCAGGATGCCTACCAATGTGGACCCGCGGCGCTGGCAACCATGCTGACGCATCGCGGTGTCGACACGGATCCTGAACAATTGGTGGGCCGTGTTTATCTCCCGGAGCGAAAGGGCAGCCTGCAGGTTGAGATGGTAGCCGCGGCACGAGCTCACGACTTGCTGGTTTATCCGCTGGAGCCGCGCCTGGATACGTTGCTTGCCGAAGTAGCAGCGGGTAACCCGGTGTTGGTGTTGCAGAACCTTGCGTTTGACCGCTGGCCTCAATGGCACTTCGCGGTTGTCGTGGGATATGACCTGGTGAGCCAGACGATCATTCTGCGTTCTGGCACTACCGAGCGTTGGACAGGCAGCTTCCGTCAGTTCGAACGCAGCTGGATCAAGGGCAATCGTTGGGCTGTAGTAACCATTGCGCCGGATCGACTGCCCGCCGGGGCCACGGAAACCGTATGGCTCAAGGCAGCAAATGATCTGGAGCAGACCGGGCGCGAGGAGGCTGCGCTTAAGGCTTACAGGACGGCCACGCGACATTGGAACGGTGGTTTGTCCTGGTTTGCCCTGGCGAACAGCCTGTACGCAAAGGGCGACAGGAAATCAGCGGAAAGCGCATTGCGTAGCAGTATCGCCAGTGATGAGGGGTTCGCCGTCGGCTGGTTTAACCTGGCCCAGGTGCTTGCTGAACGTGGCTGCGAGGCGCAGGCCTTCAGCGCGAAAGCCTGTGCTGTGCAGTTGGCGCCGGAGGACAAACGCTTCGCTGCCAGCTTGTCCCCACAGCGTGAGCAGGGAGCCGCCTGTGCGCCACTTCCCCGCTGCCCGGCGGATTGATCAGAAGCCTAGTCGATCGCGCAGGCTGTAATACAGCGCGCCTAATGCGCTCAGAGGTGCGCTGAAGCGTTGCCCTCCGGGGAACGGGTAGTGCGGCAAGCCGGCGAAGGCGTCAAAGCGCTCGGCCTGGCCGCGCAACGCCTCGGCGAGGATTTTCCCGGCCAGATGCGTATAGGTCACTCCATGCCCGCTGCAGCCTTGTGAATAGTAGATGTTGTCGCCGATCCGCCCCACTTGTGGCAGGCGCGACAGCGTCAGGAGGAAGTTGCCGGTCCAGGCAAACTCTGTGCGAATGCCATGCAATTGTGGAAAGGTCTTGAGCATCTTCGCGCGAATAATCGAATCGATATCTGCGGGATCGCGTGCACCATAGACCACGCCACCCCCATAAATCAGGCGCTTATCTGCCGACAGCCGGAAGTAGTCGAGCAGATAGTTGCAGTCCTCAACGCAGTAATCCTGCGGGAGCAGGCTGGCGGCAAGCTCATCGCCCAACGGCTCCGTGGCGATGACCTGAGTTCCGCAGGGCATGGATTTGGCTGCAAGCTCCGGCACCAGGCCGCCAAGATAGGCGTTGCCCGCAACTACTACGAATTTCGCGCTGACCCGGCCGTGGGCCGTATGTACGCAGGGTGATTGACCACGGTCGATACGAGTCGCCGGGCTTTGCTCGTAAATGCTGCCGCCCAGGGATTCCACCGCAGCGGCCTCGCCCAGCGCAAGGTTGAGCGGGTGAATATGGCCGCCGCCGTGGTCCAGCATGCCGCCGCAGTAGCGCTCACAGGCCACCACATTGCGTATGCCGCTGCGGTCGAGCAACTCCAGCTGGTCGTAACCGTAGCGTTCCCATAGCGCTTTTTGCGCTTCCAGATGGTGCATCTGCCTGGCATTGAAGGCAGCGAATACGCCACCGTTCTTTAGGTCGCAGTCGATGCCGTAGCGCGCGACTCGCTCTCGAATGATCCGCCCGCCCTCGAACGCCATCGCGCCGATCAGTTGGGCTGCGTCCGGGCCGGCGCTGCGCTCGACGGTATCGATATCGCGGCTATAACTGTTAACGATCTGCCCGCCGTTGCGTCCGGAGGCGCCGAAGCCTACTCGTGCAGCCTCCAGCACTACGACTCGATAGCCCTGTTCCAGAAGAAAGAGTGCCGTGGAAAGCCCGGTATAGCCCGCACCGATTACGCAAACATCGGTTTCAACGGCCTCGTTCAGGTGTTCACGAATCGGTGCGGCATTCGCGGAGGCTGCATAGTATGAGTCGGGATAGGGCGTGTGCGGCATTTCGTGAACCCCTGTTCTGAATATTTTACGCGATGCTATCGCCATGGATGAATTCGCACCACAGGAATCACAGCTGCGCTGCGGGGTGTTTTCAAAAATCACAGATATCAGTGGCTTAGCGAAAAAAAAGCTTGACGCTGGTAAGCGGATCTATAGAATGCGCGTCCATCGGAGGCACATAGCTCAGTTGGTTAGAGCACCACCTTGACATGGTGGGGGTCGTTGGTTCGAATCCAATTGTGCCTACCAAATTCCGAGAAAAGGGTCGCGCTAGCGGCCCTTTTTTATTGCTCGACTTATAAAGGGTCGGCCGGTTAGTTTCTTTATCCTCCAGTGACTTCGGTTCGCGCCGTTCGGCCTCAGGGCTACTGCCATTGTGCGGCAGAGCAACCAGCGAATCGCTTTCCTGGCTCATCCCAACCCACGTGGCCTTTGGTAGGGGTCACCACTAGGAGAGGAGGCGCCATGCCCATCATTACTCTTCCTGACGGCAGTCAGCGCTCGTTCGATCACCCGGTTTCCGTTGCTGAAGTAGCGCAATCCATTGGCGCTGGTCTTGCCAAGGCAACCATTGCGGGCAAGGTTAACGGTCGCCTGGTCGATGCCTGCGACCTGATCGAGAGCGACGCAACCCTGCAAATCATCACGGCCAAGGATGAAGAGGGGCTGGAGATCATTCGCCACTCATGCGCGCACTTGGTCGGGCATGCGGTCAAGCAGCTCTATCCCTCGGCGAAGATGGTTATCGGCCCGGTGATCGCTGAAGGCTTCTATTACGACATCGCCTTTGATCGCCCTTTCACGCCGGAAGACATGGCGGCCATCGAGCAGCGCATGAAGGAGCTGATCGACACCGAGTATGACGTGATCAAGAAGGTCACTCCTCGGGCCGAGGTCATCGAGGTGTTCCAGGCGCGCGGCGAGGAGTACAAGCTGCGTCTGATCGAGGACATGCCGGACGAGCAGTCCATGGGCCTGTACTACCACGAAGAATACGTCGATATGTGTCGCGGGCCGCACGTGCCCAATACGCGCTTTCTCAAGTCCTTCAAACTGACCAAGTTCTCCGGCGCCTATTGGCGCGGTGATGCGAAGAATGAGCAGTTGCAGCGTATTTACGGTACCGCCTGGGCGGACAAGAAGCAGCTGGCGGCTTATATCCAGCGCATAGAAGAAGCCGAGAAGCGCGACCATCGCAAAATCGGCAAGCGCCTGGGGCTGTTCCATGCCCAGGAAGAGGCGCCGGGTATGGTTTTCTGGCACCCGAACGGCTGGACACTTTACCAGGTGCTAGAGCAGTACATGCGCCAAGTGCAGCGTGAGAACGGCTACCAGGAGATTCGCACGCCGCAGGTCGTTGACCGTGTGCTCTGGGAGAAATCTGGGCACTGGGCCAACTACGCCGAAAACATGTTTACCACTGAATCGGAAAGCCGCGATTACGCGATCAAGCCGATGAACTGCCCGTGTCATGTTCAGGTGTACAACCAGGGTCTGAAGAGCTACCGCGAGCTGCCGTTGCGCCTGGCCGAGTTCGGTGCCTGTCACCGCAACGAGCCATCGGGCGCGTTGCACGGCATCATGCGGGTACGTGGTTTTACTCAGGATGACGCGCATATCTTCTGCACTGAAGAGCAGATGCAGTCCGAGTCGGCGGATTTCATTCGTCTGACGCAGGCGGTGTATGCCGACTTTGGCTTTGACGATATCGAGTTGAAGCTCTCCACTCGCCCCGAAAAGCGTGTCGGCTCAGATGATCTTTGGGATCGTGCCGAGGCGGCTCTGGCGGCTGCGCTCGACAGCGCCGGGCTTCCCTACGAGCTGCAGCCTGGCGAAGGCGCTTTCTACGGGCCGAAGATCGAATTCTCGCTGAAAGACTGCCTGGGTCGTGTTTGGCAGTGCGGTACGTTGCAGCTGGACTTCAATCTGCCGATGCGCCTGGGTGCCGAATACGTTAGCGAGAACAACGATCGTCAGCATCCGGTCATGTTGCACCGTGCGATCCTGGGGTCCTTCGAGCGCTTTATCGGCATCCTCATCGAACATTACGAAGGGGCGTTTCCAGCTTGGCTGGCACCGACGCAAGCGGTGGTGATGAATATCACTGATAAGCAGGCCGACTTCGCGACCGAAGTGGAGAAAACGCTCAATCAGAGTGGCTTCCGTGCCAAGTCCGACTTGAGAAACGAGAAGATCGGCTTTAAAATCCGCGAGCATACCTTGCTCAAGGTTCCCTATCTTCTGGTTATTGGAGATCGGGAAGTCGAGACACGATCCGTTGCCGTGCGCACCCGTGAAGGAACCGATCTGGGCTCCATGCCTCTAGATGACTTCGCCCGGTTGCTCGCACAAGCGGTTTCCCGGCGTGGTCGCCAAGAATTGGAGTAATCACTATTAAGCGTGAAATGAGACAGGATAAACGAGCTGCACCCAAGGCCCCGATCAACGAGAATATCTCGGCTCGTGAGGTCCGTTTGATTGGTGCTGATGGCGAGCAGATTGGCATCGTCTCGATTGATGAAGCGCTTCGTATCGCTGAAGAAGCGAAGCTGGATCTGGTTGAAATCTCAGCCGATGCAACACCCCCAGTATGCCGGGTGATGGATTATGGCAAGCATCTGTTCGAGAAAAAGAAGCAGATTGCTGCGGCGAAAAAGAACCAGAAACAAATTCAAGTCAAAGAAGTCAAGTTTCGTCCAGGGACGGAAGAGGGCGACTATCAGGTCAAGCTACGCAACCTGATGCGTTTCCTGAATGAAGGGGACAGGGCCAAGGTATCGTTGAGATTCCGCGGTCGTGAGATGGCCCATCAGGAGCTGGGGATGGAACTGTTGAAGCGGGTCGAGGCTGACCTGGCGGAATATGGTTCGGTCGAACAGCATCCGAAGATGGAAGGACGCCAGCTGATCATGGTCATCGCTCCCAAGAAGAAAAAGTAACCACCAGGGCACTGGCAGGCCTTGCGGTTATTTGTAATCACTCACAATGTGGAGTACCGAACATGCCAAAGATGAAGACTAAAAGTGGTGCTGCGAAGCGCTTCAAGAAGACTGCTAACGGCTTCAAGCACAAGCACGCTTTCAAGAGCCACATCCTGACCAAAATGACTACCAAGCGTAAGCGTCAGCTGCGTGGTACATCTCTGATGCACCCGTCTGACAACGCAAAAGTAGAGCGCATGCTGCGCGTACGTTAATCGGTCAAGAACAGAGGAATAACTCATGGCTCGTGTTAAGCGTGGTGTCGTCGCTCGTCGCCGTCACAAGAAAATTCTGAAACTCGCCAAAGGTTACTACGGTGCTCGCTCGCGCGTGTTCCGTGTTGCCAAGCAGGCGGTAATCAAGGCTGGCCAATACGCCTACCGTGACCGCCGTCAGCGCAAGCGTCAGTTCCGCGCTCTGTGGATCGCCCGTATCAACGCTGGTGCTCGTCAGAATGGTCTGTCCTACAGCCGTCTGATCGCCGGCTTGAGAAAGTCGTCCATCGAGATCGACCGCAAGGTTCTGGCCGACCTGGCAGTGAGTGAAAAAGCAGCGTTTGCTGCGATTGTCGAAAAAGCTAAAGCTTCTCTGGCCTAAGCCCATCGATAATCTCGGACCTTCGGGTTCGTAGCGTCACCGATAGGGGAAGAGCCTTGTGCTCTTCCCCTATTTCGTATCTGAAGGGGCTTTTTCAAAAGTGCATCTGGCGGTGCGCTCATTGCTGCTGTCGCTGGGTGCGGTTCTGCAAGAACCTCTGGAGGTTGTACATGGAAAACCTGGATGCACTGGTCTCGCAAGCGCTTGAGGCGGTGCAACATAGCCAAGACACTAATGCCCTGGAGCAGATCCGGGTCCAATACCTCGGTAAGAAAGGCGAGCTGACCCAGGTCATGCAGACGCTGGGCAAGCTGTCTGCCGAAGAGCGACCGAAGGCCGGCGCCCTGATCAACGCGGCCAAAAGTCGTGTACAGGACGAGCTGAATGCGAAGAAGGCCCTTCTTGAGCAGGCAGCACTGAGCGCCAGGCTTGCTGCCGAACGCATCGATGTGACCTTGCCTGGTCGCGGCGAAGCCAGCGGCGGACTGCATCCGGTTACCCGTACGCTTGAGCGAATCGAGCAGTTCTTCAGTCATATCGGTTACAGCGTTGCTGAAGGCCCGGAAGTCGAGGACGACTATCACAACTTCGAAGCGTTGAATATTCCGGGGCATCACCCTGCGCGGGCGATGCACGATACCTTCTATTTCGATGCCCGCATGCTGCTGCGTACTCACACCTCCCCGGTACAGGTGCGCACCATGGAGTCGCAGCAGCCGCCGATCCGCATCGTCTGCCCGGGGCGGGTTTATCGCTGTGACTCGGATATCACTCACTCGCCGATGTTCCATCAGGTCGAAGGTCTGCTGGTCGACGAAGACATCAGCTTCGCCGACCTGAAAGGCACTATCGAGCAATTCCTGCGGGTGTTCTTTGAGAAGCCGCTAGGCGTTCGTTTCCGTCCCTCGTTCTTCCCCTTTACCGAGCCTTCGGCTGAAGTGGATATGCAGTGTGTGATGTGCAGTGGCAAGGGTTGTAGGGTATGCAAGCAGACCGGCTGGCTCGAGGTTATGGGCTGCGGAATGGTGCATCCGAACGTGCTGCGCATGTCTGGGATCGACCCAGAGAAATATCAGGGCTTTGCTTTTGGCATGGGTGCCGAGCGGCTGGCCATGTTGCGTTATGGCGTCAACGATTTGCGCCTGTTCTTCGATAACGACCTGAGATTCCTGGCGCAGTTTCGCTAGGTTCGGGTTCAGTCAAGGCATCTTTAGGAGAGCAGGATGAAATTCAGCGAACAGTGGTTGCGTACTTGGGTCAATCCACAGGTTTCCCGTGAGGAGCTTGTGGCACGGCTGTCGATGGTTGGCCTGGAGGTGGATGCGGTTACTCCGGTTGCCGGTGAGTTCAGCGGTGTGGTCGTGGGCGAAGTGCTTAGCACCGAACAGCATCCCGACGCCGATAAGCTGCGCGTGTGCCAGGTCAGCAATGGCAGCGAAACCTTTCAAGTGGTCTGTGGTGCGCCCAACGTGCGTCCCGGTCTGAAAATCCCCTTCGCCATGATCGGCGCCAAGCTGCCAGGGGACTTCAAAATCAAGAAGGCCAAGCTTCGTGGTGTCGAATCCAACGGCATGCTGTGCTCGGAAACCGAGTTGCAGATCGGCACCGATGACAGCGGCCTCATGGAGCTGGCGGAAGATGCCCCGGTGGGTGGCGATCTGCGAGGGTACTTGGGGCTGGACGATGCAAGCATCGAGATTGGCCTGACGCCGAACCGTGGCGACTGCCTTTCCATCGCCGGGCTTGCCCGTGAAGTAGGCGCAATTTACGCAGCAGAAGTCTCGCCGGTTGATGTAGCCCCCGTGGCTGCCACTCATGACGAAGTGCGTCCGGTTGAAGTGCTCGCGCCGAAAGCCTGTCCGCGTTATCTCGGTCGGGTAATTCGCGGTGTCGATCTGTCTCGTCCAACACCGCTGTGGATGGTCGAGCGCTTGCGTCGCTCCGATATCCGCAGCATCGACGCGGTAGTGGATGTCACCAACTACGTGATGCTTGAGCTGGGGCAGCCGTTGCATGCCTTCGATCTTGCCGAAATCAATGGCGGCATTCGAGTGCGGATGGCTGAAGAGCAGGAAAAGATCGTCCTGCTCGACGGACAGGAAGTTTCGCTGCGCGCCGATACGCTGGTGATTGCCGACCATCAGCGCGCTCTCGCAATTGCCGGTGTGATGGGCGGTGAGCACAGCGGTGTGAGCGCTTCGACGCAGGATCTGTTCCTGGAAAGCGCCTTCTTCGACACCATTGCCCTTGCAGGCAAGGCGCGTTCCTACGGGCTGCATACCGATGCCTCGCATCGCTACGAGCGTGGTGTAGATTCCCAGCTTGCTCGCCGCGCTATGGAGCGCGCTACCGCGCTGTTGCTGCAGATCGTCGGTGGCAGCGCCGGTCCGGTTATCGATGTCACCAGTGAAGCCGATCTACCGGAAGTCGCGCCGATAGTATTGCGTGCTGAGCGTATCGATCAGATGCTCGGACTGGAGCTGCCGGCAGGGCAGGTCGTCTCGCTGCTTTCTGCGTTGGGCTTGGGCGTTGTCGAGAAGTCGCAGGGCTGCTGGGAAGTCAGCGTGCCCAGCCATCGTTTCGATATCAGCCTTGAGGTCGACCTTATTGAAGAACTGGGGCGGCTGTATGGTTACGACCGCTTGCCAGTTCGTTATCCCCAGGCGCGCCTTGCACCCGAGGCCAAGCCAGAAGCCCGTGCCGAACTGCCGGCCTTTCGCCGCCTGTTAGTCGCACGCGGTTATCAAGAAGCGATTACCTACAGCTTCATCGATCCGAAACTGTTCGAACTGTTCAGTCCTGGTGTTGAGCCGCTGCAGCTGGCCAACCCGATTTCCTCGGATATGGCTGCCATGCGGTCAACGCTGTGGCCGGGACTGATCAAGGCGCTGCAGTACAACCTGAACCGTCAGCAAACGCGTGTTCGTCTGTTTGAAAGCGGTTTGCGTTTTGTAGGTCAGCTTGGCGAGTTGAAGCAGGAAGCGATGCTCGCCGGCGTCGTGACCGGAAGCCGTTTGCCAGAAGCTTGGAGCAATGGGCGCGAAACGGTCGACTTCCACGACATGAAAGCCGATATCGAGGCCGTGCTCGGCTACGCTGGTGATGCCTCGGCCTATACCTTTATCGCCGCTGAACATCCTGCGCTGCATCCCGGACAGACGGCGCGCATCGAACGGGAAGGGCGTCTGGTCGGATACGCCGGCAGCCTGCATCCGGAGCTGGCTGCCACGCTGGATATCGATCAGCCGGTTTACCTTTTCGAGCTGTTGATTGCAGAAATCAGCGAGGGGCGACTGCCGCGCTTCAGCGAGCTTTCGCGTTTCCCCGAGGTGCGTCGCGATCTGGCGATTCTTGTGGCAACCGATGTTCCTGCAGGCGATGTGCTGGGCTGCATCCGCGAAGCGGCGGGCGATAACCTGGCGGACCTCAAGCTATTTGACGTTTATCAGGGAAAAGGTATTGATCCGCTTAGCAAAAGTATGGCAGTCGGCTTGACCTGGCAGCACCCTTCGCGCACTCTTACCGACGATGAGGTGAGCGGTGCGATGCAGAAAATCCTCGCCTCCCTGGAAGAAAGGTACAACGCCACGTTAAGGAAATAGCGTATGGGGGCTCTGACGAAAGCTGAAATGGCCGAACGTCTTTATGAAGAGCTAGGCTTAAATAAGCGCGAAGCCAAGGAACTGGTCGAGCTGTTTTTTGAGGAAATTCGCCAGGCGCTGGAGCAGAACGAGCAAGTCAAGTTGTCCGGGTTCGG is from Pseudomonas saudiphocaensis and encodes:
- a CDS encoding acyltransferase family protein: MQERNAWVDYAKGIGIILVVYGHVARGVFNAGLPMDEGRYLLVDSIIYSFHMPLFFFLSGLFFYDSLMKRGRTGLIVNKIDTIVYPFLLWSLLQGMFEVVLSDYTNGSLTVAQVLSSLVWSPRAQFWFLYALFLVFVVCTFVYAKASRRLFLPILLAFSGLYVFRQDMPSNSALQFVLGNAVFFALGIWINEIKAFLLARHAYLALLFGALFVLGQYVFHITLGLTWDVGGLPVLVLATISILFMVTLSMWLGRFRIQWLLFVGASSMTIYLMHILAGSGVRVIMSAFLGIDSIAAHLLIGTLVGLAAPLLAQMIIQRYNFHFLLSPPQPISATRLRARAVATQ
- a CDS encoding I78 family peptidase inhibitor; this encodes MKTTRTSILILLGVALAGCQALTPDHSPSATGDCNAAAVQELVGKQASPELLDQSRRDSGARVARLLRPGDVVTLEYNAQRLNLTTDEDGRIQRVSCG
- a CDS encoding PA2779 family protein; the protein is MFKSSLMKRVASILAVMHFMLFAQIPLAQAAMIGTPEVIAEHQQQVDRQQLLTMLEDADVQKKLESMGVERAQVEQRINSLTPAELAQFNQQLDQAPAGAGVVGIIVLFLVIFIITDMLCATNIFNFINCINR
- a CDS encoding PA2778 family cysteine peptidase, whose protein sequence is MIRKLLLLTGAILLGACARSPVVVTTPDLPERVELVEVPFFPQDAYQCGPAALATMLTHRGVDTDPEQLVGRVYLPERKGSLQVEMVAAARAHDLLVYPLEPRLDTLLAEVAAGNPVLVLQNLAFDRWPQWHFAVVVGYDLVSQTIILRSGTTERWTGSFRQFERSWIKGNRWAVVTIAPDRLPAGATETVWLKAANDLEQTGREEAALKAYRTATRHWNGGLSWFALANSLYAKGDRKSAESALRSSIASDEGFAVGWFNLAQVLAERGCEAQAFSAKACAVQLAPEDKRFAASLSPQREQGAACAPLPRCPAD
- a CDS encoding NAD(P)/FAD-dependent oxidoreductase; translated protein: MPHTPYPDSYYAASANAAPIREHLNEAVETDVCVIGAGYTGLSTALFLLEQGYRVVVLEAARVGFGASGRNGGQIVNSYSRDIDTVERSAGPDAAQLIGAMAFEGGRIIRERVARYGIDCDLKNGGVFAAFNARQMHHLEAQKALWERYGYDQLELLDRSGIRNVVACERYCGGMLDHGGGHIHPLNLALGEAAAVESLGGSIYEQSPATRIDRGQSPCVHTAHGRVSAKFVVVAGNAYLGGLVPELAAKSMPCGTQVIATEPLGDELAASLLPQDYCVEDCNYLLDYFRLSADKRLIYGGGVVYGARDPADIDSIIRAKMLKTFPQLHGIRTEFAWTGNFLLTLSRLPQVGRIGDNIYYSQGCSGHGVTYTHLAGKILAEALRGQAERFDAFAGLPHYPFPGGQRFSAPLSALGALYYSLRDRLGF
- the thrS gene encoding threonine--tRNA ligase, producing the protein MPIITLPDGSQRSFDHPVSVAEVAQSIGAGLAKATIAGKVNGRLVDACDLIESDATLQIITAKDEEGLEIIRHSCAHLVGHAVKQLYPSAKMVIGPVIAEGFYYDIAFDRPFTPEDMAAIEQRMKELIDTEYDVIKKVTPRAEVIEVFQARGEEYKLRLIEDMPDEQSMGLYYHEEYVDMCRGPHVPNTRFLKSFKLTKFSGAYWRGDAKNEQLQRIYGTAWADKKQLAAYIQRIEEAEKRDHRKIGKRLGLFHAQEEAPGMVFWHPNGWTLYQVLEQYMRQVQRENGYQEIRTPQVVDRVLWEKSGHWANYAENMFTTESESRDYAIKPMNCPCHVQVYNQGLKSYRELPLRLAEFGACHRNEPSGALHGIMRVRGFTQDDAHIFCTEEQMQSESADFIRLTQAVYADFGFDDIELKLSTRPEKRVGSDDLWDRAEAALAAALDSAGLPYELQPGEGAFYGPKIEFSLKDCLGRVWQCGTLQLDFNLPMRLGAEYVSENNDRQHPVMLHRAILGSFERFIGILIEHYEGAFPAWLAPTQAVVMNITDKQADFATEVEKTLNQSGFRAKSDLRNEKIGFKIREHTLLKVPYLLVIGDREVETRSVAVRTREGTDLGSMPLDDFARLLAQAVSRRGRQELE
- the infC gene encoding translation initiation factor IF-3, which gives rise to MTIKREMRQDKRAAPKAPINENISAREVRLIGADGEQIGIVSIDEALRIAEEAKLDLVEISADATPPVCRVMDYGKHLFEKKKQIAAAKKNQKQIQVKEVKFRPGTEEGDYQVKLRNLMRFLNEGDRAKVSLRFRGREMAHQELGMELLKRVEADLAEYGSVEQHPKMEGRQLIMVIAPKKKK
- the rpmI gene encoding 50S ribosomal protein L35, yielding MPKMKTKSGAAKRFKKTANGFKHKHAFKSHILTKMTTKRKRQLRGTSLMHPSDNAKVERMLRVR
- the rplT gene encoding 50S ribosomal protein L20, whose translation is MARVKRGVVARRRHKKILKLAKGYYGARSRVFRVAKQAVIKAGQYAYRDRRQRKRQFRALWIARINAGARQNGLSYSRLIAGLRKSSIEIDRKVLADLAVSEKAAFAAIVEKAKASLA
- the pheS gene encoding phenylalanine--tRNA ligase subunit alpha, with product MENLDALVSQALEAVQHSQDTNALEQIRVQYLGKKGELTQVMQTLGKLSAEERPKAGALINAAKSRVQDELNAKKALLEQAALSARLAAERIDVTLPGRGEASGGLHPVTRTLERIEQFFSHIGYSVAEGPEVEDDYHNFEALNIPGHHPARAMHDTFYFDARMLLRTHTSPVQVRTMESQQPPIRIVCPGRVYRCDSDITHSPMFHQVEGLLVDEDISFADLKGTIEQFLRVFFEKPLGVRFRPSFFPFTEPSAEVDMQCVMCSGKGCRVCKQTGWLEVMGCGMVHPNVLRMSGIDPEKYQGFAFGMGAERLAMLRYGVNDLRLFFDNDLRFLAQFR
- the pheT gene encoding phenylalanine--tRNA ligase subunit beta, producing MKFSEQWLRTWVNPQVSREELVARLSMVGLEVDAVTPVAGEFSGVVVGEVLSTEQHPDADKLRVCQVSNGSETFQVVCGAPNVRPGLKIPFAMIGAKLPGDFKIKKAKLRGVESNGMLCSETELQIGTDDSGLMELAEDAPVGGDLRGYLGLDDASIEIGLTPNRGDCLSIAGLAREVGAIYAAEVSPVDVAPVAATHDEVRPVEVLAPKACPRYLGRVIRGVDLSRPTPLWMVERLRRSDIRSIDAVVDVTNYVMLELGQPLHAFDLAEINGGIRVRMAEEQEKIVLLDGQEVSLRADTLVIADHQRALAIAGVMGGEHSGVSASTQDLFLESAFFDTIALAGKARSYGLHTDASHRYERGVDSQLARRAMERATALLLQIVGGSAGPVIDVTSEADLPEVAPIVLRAERIDQMLGLELPAGQVVSLLSALGLGVVEKSQGCWEVSVPSHRFDISLEVDLIEELGRLYGYDRLPVRYPQARLAPEAKPEARAELPAFRRLLVARGYQEAITYSFIDPKLFELFSPGVEPLQLANPISSDMAAMRSTLWPGLIKALQYNLNRQQTRVRLFESGLRFVGQLGELKQEAMLAGVVTGSRLPEAWSNGRETVDFHDMKADIEAVLGYAGDASAYTFIAAEHPALHPGQTARIEREGRLVGYAGSLHPELAATLDIDQPVYLFELLIAEISEGRLPRFSELSRFPEVRRDLAILVATDVPAGDVLGCIREAAGDNLADLKLFDVYQGKGIDPLSKSMAVGLTWQHPSRTLTDDEVSGAMQKILASLEERYNATLRK
- the ihfA gene encoding integration host factor subunit alpha, giving the protein MGALTKAEMAERLYEELGLNKREAKELVELFFEEIRQALEQNEQVKLSGFGNFDLRDKRQRPGRNPKTGEEIPITARRVVTFRPGQKLKARVEAYAGTKP